One Helicobacter pylori NCTC 11637 = CCUG 17874 = ATCC 43504 = JCM 12093 genomic window, AAATCCTCTAAAACCACCGGCTCTTTAGACTCTTTTTCTTTATCCTCTACTTCTTGCTCATTTTGTTGTGTCGCTTGCGCTTTGTTCAAATCTAAAATATCCAAATTTTTCCTTAAAAATAGTTTTAGCTTAACGCAATTTTTTAACCGCTTTTTTCAAGCTGTCTAGCAAATAATCAATATCGTTTATGGAATGCGTGAAGTGCAAGCTCACTCTAAGCCATCCGGGTTTAGCGTTAAAATCGCTTGACTTTTGAGCGTTAAGATTCAATAAATCATGCCCATAAGGCCCTGCGCAAGAGCAACCTGCCCGGGTCTCAATAGCGTATTCATAGCTTAAAACCCTCGCTAAATCATAGGGCGAAATCCCCCCAATATTAAAAGCCACTACCCCCACACGACTCGCTGTTAAATTCCCATAAATATTAATAGCGGGCAAGTCTTTTAAGCCATGCATGAGCACTCTTAAAAGGTTATTTTCTTTCTTGTGGATAAAATCCAAACCGCATTCATCTCTTAATTGATACGCTAGAGCGCTCCTGTAAAATTGCAACAATCCTGGCGTGCCAAATTCTTCCCTTAAAGGCAATTCATCAATAAATTCATGCCGTGTGCAATTAGCGTATTTAATCACGCCCCCTGCGCTAAAACTCGGGGCGATCTGCGTGTCAATCAAATCTTTAGAAATGCCTAAAAGACCGCACCCTCCAATGCCCCCTAAAAGCTTATGAGGCGCATAAAAACCGGTTTGGTACTCGCAATCTTTAGGGTTGGCATGCGCGCTAAAATTCGCTAAATCCAAAGCCAAAGCGGCCTTATATTTCTTGCACAATGATGAAACTTCTTTTAAGGGCGTGAGCAGTCCGGTTACATTAGAAGCCGCGCTCATAGAAACCAGGCTGTTAGGGGATTTTTTTAAAGTTTGCTCTAAAATTTCTAAATCCAACAAGCCATGTTCATTCAAAGGGATACGCGCCACTTCACACAAGCCTTCACGCCAACTGATTTCATTAGAATGATGCTCATAAGGCCCTACAATCACACGCTTTAAAGCCATATCTTTCAAATACGGCTCTAAATTTTTCTTCGTTTTTGAAGGGATACACACCCCTAAAATTTCTTGAAATTTCTTAATCGCTGAACTCGCCCCATACCCCGCGCTCAAGACGCAATGATTAGCGCTCAAATTTAAAGAACGCTTTAACTTTTCTTGGCACTCTTTTAAAAGCATGCCCATTAAAATCGCATGTTTAGAAGCGATGGAATGAGCGTTCGCGTAATAAGGCAGTAAGGATTTCACGCGTTTTTCCACTAAAGCGCTCGCTAAACCTGAAGCCCCCCAGTCAAAATAAGACACCCCTTTTTTTAAGATAATACTAGATTTAACCTGCTCTAAAACGCTCTCGTTAGGGTTGAGTAAAGGGGCAAAACTCCTGTTTAAAAACGCTTGCACGAAATACCACCAACCTTTTAATGCATATCCTCGCTTAAAATATGAAAATGCAAATGCATCACCTCTTGCCCGGCGTTTTTACCCACATTCGTTAAAAGCTTGTAGCCCTTTTCTTTGATGCCTAATTTTTCCACCACTTCAAAAATAAAACTTGTCATTTGAGCCATAAGCTCTGGGGTGATGCCATTAAAATCCTGAATGCTTTGTTTGGGGATCACTAACGCATGCACTTTAGCTTTAGGGTTAATGTCATAAAAGGATAAAAAACGCTCGTTTTCTAAAATCTTAGAACAAGGGATTTCGCCTTGGATTATTTTTTCAAACACATTCATGCTTTTTTGCTCCCTTTTAAGGTTTTTCTTTTATTAAAGTTGTATTATAGCTTTTTAAAAATAAAATATAAGGATCGTTATTGCACACCTTAATAGAACGCTTAGAAAAGGTTACTAACAGCAAAGAGTTAGAAGAAGCGCGTTTGAATGCTTTGGGTAAAAAGGGGGTTTTTGCGGATAAATTCAACCAGCTCAAAAACCTGAACGGCGAAGAAAAAAACGCCTTTGCTAAAGAAATCCACCACTATAAACAAGCGTTTGAAAAAGCCTTTGAATGGAAAAAAAAGGCTATTTTAGAGCTTGAATTAGAAGAACGCTTGAAAAAAGAAAAAATTGATGTGAGCTTGTTTAACGCTATTAAAACAAGCTCTTCTCACCCTTTGAATTATACTAAAAATAAAATCATTGAATTTTTCACCCCATTAGGATACAAGCTTGAAATCGGCTCTTTAGTGGAAGATGATTTCCATAATTTCAGCGCTTTAAACTTGCCCCCTTACCACCCTGCAAGAGACATGCAAGACACTTTCTATTTTAAAGATCACAAGCTTTTAAGGACCCACACTTCGCCCGTGCAAATCCACACCATGCAAGAACAAACCCCACCCATTAAAATGATCTGTTTAGGCGAAACCTTTAGGCGCGATTATGATTTGACTCATACGCCTATGTTCCATCAAATTGAAGGGCTTGTCGTGGATCAAAAAGGGAATATCCGTTTCACGCACTTAAAGGGCGTGATCGAAGACTTTTTGCATTATTTCTTTGGCGGCGTGCAATTAAGGTGGCGCTCTAGCTTTTTCCCTTTCACAGAGCCAAGCGCTGAAGTGGATATTAGCTGCGTGTTTTGCAAGCAAGAAGGCTGTAGGGTTTGCTCGCACACAGGTTGGCTAGAAGTGTTGGGTTGCGGCATGGTCAATAATGCGGTGTTTGAAGCCATAGGGTATGAGAATGTGAGTGGGTTTGCTTTTGGCATGGGGATTGAAAGATTAGCCATGCTGACTTGCCAAATCAATGATTTGCGCAGTTTCTTTGAAACTGATTTGAGAGTGTTGGAGAGCTTTTAATGAAACTGAGTGTCAATGATTTGAGTGTTTTTGTAGATGCGCCTAAAGATATAGCCAAACTCTGTGAGGATTTGAGCCGCTTAGGTTTAGAAGTGGAGAGCTGTATCCCTTATGCCGCTCCTAAAAATGTGGTTGTTGGTAAAATTTTAGAAAAAGCCCCCCATAAAAACGCTGAAAAACTCAGCGTGTGTCAAGTGGGTGTGGGTAAGGAAGTGTTACAAATCGTGTGCGGGGCTAAAAATGTCGCGCCAAACCAATTCGTGCCAGTCGCTTTAAATGGGGCGCTAATCGGCTCAACAACCATCGCTAAAACGGAGCTTAGGGGGGTTGAAAGCTGTGGCATGATTTGCTCTAGCATTGAATTAGGCTTCCCTAAAATCAATGATGGCATCTTGGAATTAGATGAGAGCGTTGGGGAGTTGGTTTTGGGGAAAGAATTAAACGAATACACCCCTTTCAACACGCATGTTTTAGAAATTTCATTGACTCCTAATCGTGGGGATTGCTTGAGCGTTTTAGGTATTGCCAGAGAAATTAGCGCCTTTTATCACACGCCCCTAAAGCCTATTAAGGCTTTAAATTTTACGCCAAAAAGCGATTTTGTTACGCTTAGTGCGGGTGAAAATATTGAATCGCATCTGGCTTATTATTTGGTTTGCAATCATTCTTTAAAAACCCCTTTAAATGTCAAACTTTCGCTCGCTCACAATAATGCCCTAAGCGAGAACGATCTAAACAATTTCATAGAATTTAGCACGCATTTTAGTGGGGTAATAATGAACGCTTATAACCTGGATGCAACCCCTATGGATTTGAGCGTGAAAAACGATGAAAACAACCTTGAAAGCGTTTATATCAACCATCAAAAACGCTCCACTATCGCTATAAAGCATCAAGATCAAAAAGATTTGAGCGAATATTTGCTTTTAGAAGCGAGCTATATTGATCCGATAAGCCTGTCTTTAAAATTACACGCCCTAAAAGATAAAACGCTTCAAAAAGACAACGCCCTTATTTATAGGAGTGCTAGGGGGAGTAACCCTAATTTATCAGACGGCTTGAATTTTTTAAGCGCTCATTTGAAAGCGACGATTTTAGAAAGCAAACAAACTGAGCATTCTTTAAAAGATCGCACCCTTAAATTCCAACTTGAAGACATTACCGAGATTTTGGGGCTTGCCATAGAGGAAGAAAAAATTCAAGGCATTTTAAAAAATTTAGGTTTTAAAGTTAGCATAAAAGAGCCAAACTCAAAACCCCAAATTTTAGAGGTTGTTGCACCAAATTTCAGGCATGACATTAAAACGATCCAAGATATTGCTGAAGAAATCTTACGCTTTGTAGGGATTGATAATCTAGTCTCAAAGCCTCTCAATTGCATCAGTAATAAAAATTCAAACCCCCATTATGACACGCACCGCTTTTTTGAAAACCTTAAACACAAGGCTCTCGCTTGCGGTTTTAAAGAAGTCATTCATTATGTGTTTTATTCTAAAGAAAAACAGCAAAAACTAGGCTTTGAAGTTTTAGAAGATCCCCTAGAATTGCAAAACCCTATCACAACGGAGTTAAACACCCTAAGGACGAGCCTTGTTTGCGGGCTTTTAGACGCCAGTTTAAGGAATAAAAATTTAGGGTTTAAAAGCATAGCCCTTTATGAAAAAGGGAGCGTGTATAACTCTAAAAGAGAAGAAATCCAAAAACTAGGCTTTTTAGCGAGCGGCTTACAAAAAAAAGAAAGCTACCCTGATTCTAAAGGCAAGGCTTGGGATTTTTACTCTTTTGCCGAATGCGTTTCAAAAGTTATAGGGGATTTCAGCTTGGAAAAACTGACCACTCAAACCCCCATTAACCACCCCTACCAGAGCGCTAAAATCATTCAAAATCATGAAATCATAGGCGTAATCGCTAAAATCCACCCTAAAGTGATCCAGGAATTGGATTTGTTTGAAAGCTATTATGCTGAGATAGACGCTTTTAAACTCAAACGCCCTGCCATGCTATTAAAGCTCTTTAGCATTTACCCTAGCAGTGTGAGGGATTTGACTCTCATCATTGATGAAAACACCGCTTTTAGCAATATTAAAAAAGCCCTAAAAGACGCTAAAATCCCTAATTTAAGCGAGATTCTACCCCTTGATATTTTTAAAGAAAGTAATAATTCCATAGCCTTAAGCGTGCGTTGCGTGATCCATTCTTTAGAAAAAACCCTGAATGATGAAGAGGTCAATTCAGCCGTGCAAAAAGCGCTTGAAATTTTAGAAAAAGAATTTAACGCCCGCCTTAAGGGATAATACAAAGGATAATATGTGATAGAGCTTGACATTAACGCTAGCGATAAATCGCTCTCGCACAGAGCCGTTATTTTTAGCCTGCTCGCTCAAAAGCCTTGTGTTGTGCGGAATTTTTTAATGGGAGAAGATTGTTTAAGCTCTTTAGAAATCGCTCAAAATTTAGGGGCTAAAGTGGAAAATACCGCCAAAAATTCTTTTAAAATCACGCCCCCAACGGCTATAAAAGAGCCTAACAAGATTTTAAATTGCAACAATTCTGGCACCAGTATACGTTTATACAGCGGGCTTTTAAGCGCTCAAAAAGGCCTTTTTGTTTTAAGCGGGGACAATTCCTTAAACGCGCGCCCCATGAAAAGAATCATTGAGCCTTTGAAGGCTTTTGGGGCAAAAATTTTAGGGAGAGAGGATAACCATTTCGCCCCCTTAGTGATCTTAGGGAATCCTTTAAAAGCTTGTCATTATGAAAGCCCTATCGCTTCAGCTCAAGTCAAAAGCACTTTTATTTTAAGTGCTTTGCAAGCTCAAGGCATAAGCGCCTATAAAGAAAATGAGCTTAGCCGTAACCACACAGAAATCATGCTTAAAAGTTTGGGAGCTGATATTCAAAATCAAGACGGCGTTTTAATGATTTCACCCCTAGAAAAACCCCTAGAAGCCTTTGATTTTACCATAGCCAATGATCCGTCTAGCGCATTTTTTTTCGCCCTCGCTTGCGCGATTACGCCAAAAAGCCGCCTTCTTTTAAAAAATGTCTTGCTCAACCCCACTCGCATAGAAGCTTTTGAAGTTTTAAAAAAAATGGGCGCTTCCATAGAGTATGTCATTCAATCCAAAGATTTAGAAATGATTGGCGATATTTATGTAGAGCATGCCCCTTTAAAAGCGATTAACATTGAGCAAAATATCGCCAGCCTTATTGATGAAATCCCTGCTTTAAGTATCGCTATGCTTTTTGCAAAAGGCAAAAGCATGGTCAAAAACGCTAAAGATTTACGATCTAAAGAAAGCGACAGGATAAAAGCGGTTATTTCTAATTTCAAAGCTTTAGGGATTGAGTGCGAAGAATTTGAAGATGGGTTTTATATAGAGGGATTAGAAGATATAAGCCCATTAAAACAACGCTTTTCTCACAAAAAACCCCCCCTTATTAAAAGCTTTAATGATCACAGGATTGCGATGAGTTTTGCTATTTTAACTTTAGCACTGCCTTTAGAAATTGACAATTTAGAATGCGCAAACATTTCTTTCCCGCAATTCAAACGCTTACTCAATCTATTCAAAAAAGGGAGTTTTAATGGAAATTAAAATGGCTAAAGACTATGGTTTTTGTTTTGGCGTCAAAAGAGCGATACAAATCGCTGAAAAAAATCAAAACAGCTTGATTTTTGGCTCGCTCATTCATAACGCTAAAGAAGTCAATCGTTTGGAAAAAAACTTCAACGTGAAAATTGAAGAAGACCCTAAAAAAATCCCTAAAAACAAAAGCGTGATCATAAGAACCCATGGCATTCCTAAGCAGGATTTAGAATACTTGAAAAACAAGGGGGTCAAAATCACCGATGCGACTTGTCCGTATGTGATCAAACCCCAGCAAATTGTGGAATCCATGAGTAAAGAAGGGTATCAAATCGTGCTTTTTGGGGATATTAACCACCCTGAAGTCAAGGGCGTGATCAGCTATGCCACTAACCAGGCTTTAGTCGTCAATTCTTTAGAAGAGTTGCAAGAAAAAAAGCTCCAACGAAAAGTGGCTTTAGTCTCTCAAACCACCAAACAAACCCCAAAACTCTTGCAAATCGCTTCCTATTTAGTGGAAAGATGCACTGAAGTGCGTATTTTTAACACGATTTGTAACGCCACTTCTTACAACCAAAAAGCCGCTTTGGATTTGAGTAAGGAAGTGGATATTATGATAGTCGTGGGCGGTAAAACTTCTTCAAACACCAAACAGCTCCTAAGCATCGCCAAACAGCATTGCAAAGACAGCTACTTGGTAGAAGACGAAAACGAATTAGAGTTAGCGTGGTTTAAGGGTAAAAAATTGTGTGGGATTACCGCTGGGGCTTCCACGCCGGACTGGATTATAGAAAATGTCAAGCAAAAAATCAGCACGATTTAACACATTTTGAAAATTTTCTTTAAAAAAATAGCTAATTGTTAGTTTTTAAACGATTTTGTAAGCCAAAAAAGGATACAATACCCTTAAGGATTTTATATTTATTTTATAGTAAGGCAGTCAATGAGCAAGATAGCAGATGATCAGAACTTTAATGACGAGGAGGAAAACTTCGCAAAACTCTTTAAAAAAGAATTAGAAAAAGAAGAAACCTTAGAAAAAGGCACTATCAAAGAAGGGCTAATCGTTTCCATCAATGAGAATGATGGTTATGCCATGGTGAGCGTGGGCGGTAAGACAGAAGGCCGTTTGGCTTTGAATGAGATCACCGATGAAAAGGGGCAGTTGCTGTATCAAAAAAATGACCCCATTATCGTGCATGTGTCCGAAAAAGGTGAACACCCTAGCGTTTCCTACAAAAAGGCCATTTCCCAACAAAAGATTCAAGCTAAAATTGAAGAATTAGGCGAAAACTATGAAAACGCCATTATTGAAGGCAAGATTGTAGGCAAGAATAAAGGGGGCTATATCGTGGAGTCTCAAGGCGTGGAGTATTTTCTCTCCCGCTCGCACTCTTCTTTAAAGAATGACGCAAACCATATCGGCAAACGCATTAAAGCGTGCATCATTCGTGTGGATAAGGAAAACCATTCTATCAATATTTCTCGCAAACGATTCTTTGAAGTCAATGACAAACGACAGCTTGAAGTTTCTAAAGAATTGTTAGAAGCCACAGAGCCGGTATTGGGGGTTGTGCGCCAGATCACCCCTTTTGGCATTTTTGTAGAAGCTAAGGGGATTGAGGGCTTAGTCCATTATTCTGAAATCAGCCATAAAGGACCAGTCAATCCTGAAAAATACTACAAAGAGGGCGATGAAGTCTATGTCAAAGCCATCGCTTATGATGCAGAAAAAAGACGCCTTTCACTCTCCATAAAAGCGACCATAGAAGACCCATGGGAAGAGATCCAAGACAAGCTAAAACCCGGATACGCCATTAAGGTGGTGGTGAGCAATATTGAACATTATGGGGTGTTTGTGGATATTGGTAATGATATTGAAGGCTTTTTGCATGTTTCTGAAATCTCTTGGGATAAAAATGTCAGCCACCCTAGCCATTACTTGAGCGTGGGGCAAGAAATTGATGTGAAGATCATTGACATTGATCCTAAAAACCGCCGCTTAAGGGTTTCTTTAAAACAACTCACTAACAGGCCTTTTGATGTTTTTGAATCCAAACACCAAGTGGGGGATATTGTAGAGGGCAAAGTGGCGACTTTAACGGATTTTGGGGCGTTTTTGAATCTGGGTGGAGTGGATGGCTTGCTCCACAATCACGACGCTTTTTGGGATAAAGATAAAAAATGCAAAGACCACTATAAAATTGGCGATGTGATCAAGGTGAAAATCCTTAAAATCAACAAAAAAGATAAAAAGATTTCTTTGAGCGCGAAGCACTTGGTGACTTCCCCCACAGAAGAATTCGCTCAAAAGCATAAAACAGACAGCGTGATTCAAGGCAAAGTGGTGAGCATTAAGGATTTTGGCGTTTTCATTAATGCTGATGGCATTGATGTGCTGATCAAAAATGAAGATTTGAACCCCTTGAAAAAAGATGAAATCAAAATAGGCCAAGAAATCACATGCGTGGTGGTTGCAATTGAAAAATCTAACAACAAGGTGCGTGCTTCTGTGCATAGGTTAGAGCGCAAAAAAGAAAAAGAAGAATTGCAAGCTTTTAACACGAGCGATGATAAAATGACTTTAGGGGATATTCTTAAAGAAAAACTCTAAAGAGTGATTTTAAAAGCATGAGAGTGGCATGAGATTTAAGAGTGTTGTTGCTTTTATTTCCCTAGCTGTCGCTCTTGGCGTTTTAGCCTATTTGTTTTTAAGCGTTAAAAAAGAAATGCCCGCTACTTCTCATGCGATCTCTCAAACACATGCGATCTCTCAAACCAATGAAGGCCTCTCTCAAACAGACGCAAAAAACCATGACATCAACCTAGAAGAAAATAGCCCTAATGAAATCTCTCGTAATGAAAAAGCCCCTCATAACGAAGAAGATCGCAATAACGCCCTTTCTCAAAACCTTGATGCGCAAGAATCTATCAATTACCCCGTTGTGGAGCATCATTTTGAAATCCCTTTTGAAGAAAAAAAAAGGGAATATTCAAAGCTTATCATTAAGGATTTAAAAGGTTATCAATGGCGGTGTTTAAAAGAAATCCTTAAGAAAGAACAAATTGATTACGCTTACGATAGCACCAAAAACCAACCTAACCTCATCATCTATTTAGATAAAAACAAAAAAGAACGCTTTTTAGCTGATTTAGACTACTATAAAATACGCTATCATGCTGTTTTTTAAATTCAAAGGATAAAAATGTATCAAGTAGCCATTTGCGACCCCATCCATGCTAAAGGCATTCAAATTTTAGAAGCCCAAAAAGACATTGTCTTGCATGATTATTCCAAATGCCCCAAAAAGGAGCTTTTAGAAAAACTCACCCCCATGGATGCGCTCATCACTCGCAGCATGACCCCTATCACAAGCGATTTTTTAAAGCCCTTAACCCACTTAAAATCCATCGTGAGAGCGGGCGTGGGAGTGGATAATATTGATTTAGAAAGCTGTTCTCAAAAAGGGATTGTAGTGATGAATATCCCTACCGCTAACACGATTGCCGCTGTGGAATTGACCATGGCACATTTGATCAATGCAGTGCGTTCGTTCCCTTGCGCGAACGATCAAATCAAACACCAAAGGTTATGGAAAAGAGAAGATTGGTATGGCACGGAATTGAAAAATAAAAAGCTGGGCATCATTGGTTTTGGGAATATTGGCTCTAGGGTGGGCATTAGAGCAAAAGCCTTTGAAATGGAAGTTCTAGCCTATGATCCTTATATCCCTTCTTCAAAAGCCACTGATTTAGGGGTCATTTACACAAAAAATTTTGAAGACATTTTGCAATGCGACATGATCACTATCCACACCCCTAAAAATAAAGAAACGATTAACATGATAGGCGCTAAAGAGATTGAACGCATGAAAAAAGGGGTTATTTTAATTAATTGCGCTAGGGGTGGGCTTTATAATGAAGACGCTCTTTATGAAGCTTTAGAAACCAAAAAAGTGCGTTGGCTTGGCATTGATGTCTTTTCTAAAGAGCCTGGCATTCACAACAAGCTTTTAGACTTGCCCAATGTTTATGCGACCCCCCATATTGGTGCGAACACTTTAGAATCCCAAGAAGAAATTTCCAAACAAGCCGCTCAAGGGGTTATGGAATCTTTAAGGGGTTCAAGCCACCCGCATGCTTTGAATTTACCCATGCAAGCTTTTGATGCAAGCGCAAAAGCCTACTTGAATTTAGCGCAAAAATTGGGTTATTTTTCCAGTCAAATCCATAAGGGCGTGTGCCAAAAAATTGAGCTCAGTCTTTGTGGGGAGATCAACCAATTCAAAGACGCCCTTGTAGCCTTTACGTTAGTAGGGGTGTTAAAACCCGTTGTAGGGGATAAAATCAATTACATTAACGCTCCCTTTGTGGCCAAAGAAAGAGGCATTGAAATCAAGGTTAGCCTTAAAGAAAGCGCTTCGCCCTATAAAAACATGCTCTCTTTAACCCTAAATGCGGCTAATGGTTCAATCAGCGTGAGCGGCACGGTGTTTGAAGAAGATATTTTAAAACTCACTGAGATTGATGGGTTTCATATTGATATAGAGCCAAAGGGTAAAATGCTTCTATTTAGGAATACGGATATTCCAGGCGTTATTGGGAGCGTGGGGAATGCGTTCGCTAGGCATGGCATTAACATCGCTGATTTTCGTTTGGGGCGCAACACGCAAAAAGAAGCTTTAGCGCTCATCATTGTAGATGAAGAAGTTTCTTTGGAAGTTTTAGAAGAGCTTAAAAACATTCCTGCGTGCTTAAGCGTTCATTATGTGGTTATTTAAGGTAGTTGGATGCGAGATTTTTTAAAGCTTTTAAAAAAACATGATGAATTAGAAATCATTGACACCCCCCTTGAAGTGGATTTGGAAATCGCTCATCTGGCCTATATAGAAGCGAAAAAACCTAATGGAGGCAAAGCCCTTTTATTCACGCAACCCATAAGAAAAGAGCATGACCAGATCAAAACCTTTGGCATGCCGGTTTTAATGAACGCTTTTGGCTCTTTCAAACGCTTGGATCTTTTATTAAAAACCCCCATAGAAAGCCTGCAACAACGCATGCAAGCGTTCTTGCACTTTAGTGCTCCTAAAAATTTCACTGAGGGTTTGAAAGTCTTAAAAGATTTATG contains:
- a CDS encoding aminotransferase class V-fold PLP-dependent enzyme, with protein sequence MQAFLNRSFAPLLNPNESVLEQVKSSIILKKGVSYFDWGASGLASALVEKRVKSLLPYYANAHSIASKHAILMGMLLKECQEKLKRSLNLSANHCVLSAGYGASSAIKKFQEILGVCIPSKTKKNLEPYLKDMALKRVIVGPYEHHSNEISWREGLCEVARIPLNEHGLLDLEILEQTLKKSPNSLVSMSAASNVTGLLTPLKEVSSLCKKYKAALALDLANFSAHANPKDCEYQTGFYAPHKLLGGIGGCGLLGISKDLIDTQIAPSFSAGGVIKYANCTRHEFIDELPLREEFGTPGLLQFYRSALAYQLRDECGLDFIHKKENNLLRVLMHGLKDLPAINIYGNLTASRVGVVAFNIGGISPYDLARVLSYEYAIETRAGCSCAGPYGHDLLNLNAQKSSDFNAKPGWLRVSLHFTHSINDIDYLLDSLKKAVKKLR
- a CDS encoding histidine triad nucleotide-binding protein is translated as MNVFEKIIQGEIPCSKILENERFLSFYDINPKAKVHALVIPKQSIQDFNGITPELMAQMTSFIFEVVEKLGIKEKGYKLLTNVGKNAGQEVMHLHFHILSEDMH
- the pheS gene encoding phenylalanine--tRNA ligase subunit alpha, with translation MHTLIERLEKVTNSKELEEARLNALGKKGVFADKFNQLKNLNGEEKNAFAKEIHHYKQAFEKAFEWKKKAILELELEERLKKEKIDVSLFNAIKTSSSHPLNYTKNKIIEFFTPLGYKLEIGSLVEDDFHNFSALNLPPYHPARDMQDTFYFKDHKLLRTHTSPVQIHTMQEQTPPIKMICLGETFRRDYDLTHTPMFHQIEGLVVDQKGNIRFTHLKGVIEDFLHYFFGGVQLRWRSSFFPFTEPSAEVDISCVFCKQEGCRVCSHTGWLEVLGCGMVNNAVFEAIGYENVSGFAFGMGIERLAMLTCQINDLRSFFETDLRVLESF
- the pheT gene encoding phenylalanine--tRNA ligase subunit beta, coding for MKLSVNDLSVFVDAPKDIAKLCEDLSRLGLEVESCIPYAAPKNVVVGKILEKAPHKNAEKLSVCQVGVGKEVLQIVCGAKNVAPNQFVPVALNGALIGSTTIAKTELRGVESCGMICSSIELGFPKINDGILELDESVGELVLGKELNEYTPFNTHVLEISLTPNRGDCLSVLGIAREISAFYHTPLKPIKALNFTPKSDFVTLSAGENIESHLAYYLVCNHSLKTPLNVKLSLAHNNALSENDLNNFIEFSTHFSGVIMNAYNLDATPMDLSVKNDENNLESVYINHQKRSTIAIKHQDQKDLSEYLLLEASYIDPISLSLKLHALKDKTLQKDNALIYRSARGSNPNLSDGLNFLSAHLKATILESKQTEHSLKDRTLKFQLEDITEILGLAIEEEKIQGILKNLGFKVSIKEPNSKPQILEVVAPNFRHDIKTIQDIAEEILRFVGIDNLVSKPLNCISNKNSNPHYDTHRFFENLKHKALACGFKEVIHYVFYSKEKQQKLGFEVLEDPLELQNPITTELNTLRTSLVCGLLDASLRNKNLGFKSIALYEKGSVYNSKREEIQKLGFLASGLQKKESYPDSKGKAWDFYSFAECVSKVIGDFSLEKLTTQTPINHPYQSAKIIQNHEIIGVIAKIHPKVIQELDLFESYYAEIDAFKLKRPAMLLKLFSIYPSSVRDLTLIIDENTAFSNIKKALKDAKIPNLSEILPLDIFKESNNSIALSVRCVIHSLEKTLNDEEVNSAVQKALEILEKEFNARLKG
- the aroA gene encoding 3-phosphoshikimate 1-carboxyvinyltransferase, whose translation is MIELDINASDKSLSHRAVIFSLLAQKPCVVRNFLMGEDCLSSLEIAQNLGAKVENTAKNSFKITPPTAIKEPNKILNCNNSGTSIRLYSGLLSAQKGLFVLSGDNSLNARPMKRIIEPLKAFGAKILGREDNHFAPLVILGNPLKACHYESPIASAQVKSTFILSALQAQGISAYKENELSRNHTEIMLKSLGADIQNQDGVLMISPLEKPLEAFDFTIANDPSSAFFFALACAITPKSRLLLKNVLLNPTRIEAFEVLKKMGASIEYVIQSKDLEMIGDIYVEHAPLKAINIEQNIASLIDEIPALSIAMLFAKGKSMVKNAKDLRSKESDRIKAVISNFKALGIECEEFEDGFYIEGLEDISPLKQRFSHKKPPLIKSFNDHRIAMSFAILTLALPLEIDNLECANISFPQFKRLLNLFKKGSFNGN
- a CDS encoding 4-hydroxy-3-methylbut-2-enyl diphosphate reductase, coding for MEIKMAKDYGFCFGVKRAIQIAEKNQNSLIFGSLIHNAKEVNRLEKNFNVKIEEDPKKIPKNKSVIIRTHGIPKQDLEYLKNKGVKITDATCPYVIKPQQIVESMSKEGYQIVLFGDINHPEVKGVISYATNQALVVNSLEELQEKKLQRKVALVSQTTKQTPKLLQIASYLVERCTEVRIFNTICNATSYNQKAALDLSKEVDIMIVVGGKTSSNTKQLLSIAKQHCKDSYLVEDENELELAWFKGKKLCGITAGASTPDWIIENVKQKISTI
- a CDS encoding 30S ribosomal protein S1, encoding MSKIADDQNFNDEEENFAKLFKKELEKEETLEKGTIKEGLIVSINENDGYAMVSVGGKTEGRLALNEITDEKGQLLYQKNDPIIVHVSEKGEHPSVSYKKAISQQKIQAKIEELGENYENAIIEGKIVGKNKGGYIVESQGVEYFLSRSHSSLKNDANHIGKRIKACIIRVDKENHSINISRKRFFEVNDKRQLEVSKELLEATEPVLGVVRQITPFGIFVEAKGIEGLVHYSEISHKGPVNPEKYYKEGDEVYVKAIAYDAEKRRLSLSIKATIEDPWEEIQDKLKPGYAIKVVVSNIEHYGVFVDIGNDIEGFLHVSEISWDKNVSHPSHYLSVGQEIDVKIIDIDPKNRRLRVSLKQLTNRPFDVFESKHQVGDIVEGKVATLTDFGAFLNLGGVDGLLHNHDAFWDKDKKCKDHYKIGDVIKVKILKINKKDKKISLSAKHLVTSPTEEFAQKHKTDSVIQGKVVSIKDFGVFINADGIDVLIKNEDLNPLKKDEIKIGQEITCVVVAIEKSNNKVRASVHRLERKKEKEELQAFNTSDDKMTLGDILKEKL
- the serA gene encoding phosphoglycerate dehydrogenase, yielding MYQVAICDPIHAKGIQILEAQKDIVLHDYSKCPKKELLEKLTPMDALITRSMTPITSDFLKPLTHLKSIVRAGVGVDNIDLESCSQKGIVVMNIPTANTIAAVELTMAHLINAVRSFPCANDQIKHQRLWKREDWYGTELKNKKLGIIGFGNIGSRVGIRAKAFEMEVLAYDPYIPSSKATDLGVIYTKNFEDILQCDMITIHTPKNKETINMIGAKEIERMKKGVILINCARGGLYNEDALYEALETKKVRWLGIDVFSKEPGIHNKLLDLPNVYATPHIGANTLESQEEISKQAAQGVMESLRGSSHPHALNLPMQAFDASAKAYLNLAQKLGYFSSQIHKGVCQKIELSLCGEINQFKDALVAFTLVGVLKPVVGDKINYINAPFVAKERGIEIKVSLKESASPYKNMLSLTLNAANGSISVSGTVFEEDILKLTEIDGFHIDIEPKGKMLLFRNTDIPGVIGSVGNAFARHGINIADFRLGRNTQKEALALIIVDEEVSLEVLEELKNIPACLSVHYVVI